One Niabella beijingensis DNA window includes the following coding sequences:
- a CDS encoding Ku protein has protein sequence MRAIWTGAIGFGLVNIPIKLYTATEESSLDLDMLDKKDLSNIRFKRINEKSGKEVAWENIVKGYNYDGKYIVLESADFEKASPEKSQLLSIDQFVKSEEIDSIYFEAPYYTEPQKGGESAYSLLRDALKKTAMAGVGTFVMRNKEVLGILRPYEDLLLFQRIRYEQDIRSPEDLKLPKRTVKPAEMKMAVALITQLSQSFDISAYKDNYRAALMKIIEAKAKGKKTAPAKMHVAYSKTRDLMEQLKASLSATKKKKAS, from the coding sequence ATGAGAGCAATATGGACAGGAGCCATTGGCTTTGGCCTCGTAAACATTCCCATCAAACTTTATACGGCTACCGAAGAAAGCAGTCTGGACCTTGATATGCTGGACAAAAAGGATCTCAGCAATATCCGGTTCAAAAGAATTAATGAAAAAAGCGGAAAAGAAGTTGCCTGGGAGAACATTGTAAAAGGATACAATTACGATGGTAAATACATCGTACTGGAGAGCGCTGATTTTGAAAAGGCCAGCCCGGAAAAATCGCAGCTACTCTCGATTGACCAGTTTGTAAAGAGCGAAGAGATCGACAGTATCTATTTTGAAGCCCCTTATTATACCGAACCACAGAAAGGCGGTGAATCAGCCTACAGCCTGTTAAGAGATGCCTTAAAAAAAACGGCGATGGCTGGGGTGGGTACCTTTGTTATGCGGAACAAAGAAGTGCTGGGCATCCTGCGTCCTTATGAAGACCTGTTGTTGTTTCAGCGGATCCGCTATGAACAGGATATCAGGAGCCCCGAAGACCTGAAGCTCCCTAAAAGAACGGTAAAGCCGGCAGAAATGAAAATGGCTGTGGCTTTGATCACACAGCTATCCCAATCATTTGACATTTCGGCGTATAAAGACAACTACAGGGCAGCGCTGATGAAGATCATTGAAGCCAAGGCCAAAGGCAAAAAGACCGCACCGGCAAAAATGCATGTGGCTTACAGTAAAACAAGAGACCTCATGGAACAGCTGAAAGCCAGTCTTTCCGCTACCAAAAAGAAAAAAGCATCCTGA